In one Oscillospiraceae bacterium genomic region, the following are encoded:
- a CDS encoding sulfatase codes for MDTIQLQPEQKRLLLALRRGWQWRGGIVLACVLAGLLLWGFPLWGALAWALGLGLLGALELRVGERAEAAISRVLFALMPPMAYTLVEILNYNNPWTDFSALQICLNLAWYYLLAVAFYLVGGRRNLAAKLAVAVGWAWGMANHYVISFRGRTIFPGDFLTLRTAANVAGNYDYTPDLTQVVTGLVLLACLLLISLLPRRKGRGRIPLKLALPALGVGAAFLVLFFSTNFLSWAGIEPSMWTTRGNGLALNFSVCLRYSRVDAPEGYSKEALAALRTEHPSDAAAVPAAGDGEQRPVNLIVIMNESFSDLGVIPGVEANRDWMPYWRSLSENTIKGYAYASVFGGTTANSEYEFLTGNTTAFLPAGTVPFQMYVSDGDPSLVSQMKALGYSTLAMHPYLSSGWNRIPVYNDFGFDRYMFEGDFTNRQYMRNYVTDRSDYENLIAQYEAKAPGEPMFIFNVTMQNHSAYNVPWSGLEKTTWLTGKFENRFSTVDQYLSLIYQSDLALEYLLDYFAQVEEPTMVVMFGDHQPQVATNFYTEALGGGAEGLDTATAQLKQMVPFLIWANYDIPEADGVELSLNYLSTLVAKTANLPLTGYQKFLDALYREVSVVNAVGFRDAQGNWAAEQEALGAQARGALERYRELLYNNIFDKNDRIDGFFELSE; via the coding sequence ATGGATACGATACAACTGCAACCGGAACAAAAGAGGCTCCTCCTGGCGCTGCGCCGGGGCTGGCAATGGCGGGGCGGAATTGTGCTGGCCTGCGTGCTGGCGGGGCTGCTGCTGTGGGGCTTCCCCCTGTGGGGCGCGCTGGCCTGGGCCCTGGGCCTGGGCCTGCTGGGCGCGCTGGAGCTCCGGGTGGGCGAGCGGGCGGAGGCCGCGATTTCCCGCGTCCTGTTCGCGCTGATGCCCCCCATGGCCTACACCCTGGTGGAGATCCTCAACTACAACAACCCCTGGACCGACTTCTCCGCCCTGCAGATCTGCCTGAACCTGGCCTGGTACTACCTGCTGGCCGTGGCCTTTTACCTGGTGGGCGGGCGGCGGAACCTGGCGGCCAAGCTGGCCGTGGCCGTGGGCTGGGCGTGGGGCATGGCCAACCACTACGTCATCTCCTTCCGGGGGCGGACCATCTTCCCCGGGGACTTCCTCACCCTGCGCACCGCCGCCAACGTGGCGGGCAACTATGACTACACCCCCGACCTGACCCAGGTGGTTACGGGGCTGGTGCTGCTGGCGTGCCTGCTGCTCATCTCCCTGCTGCCCCGGCGGAAGGGCCGCGGCAGGATTCCGCTGAAGCTGGCCCTGCCCGCCCTGGGGGTGGGGGCGGCCTTCCTGGTGCTCTTCTTCTCCACCAACTTCCTCTCCTGGGCGGGGATCGAGCCCTCCATGTGGACCACCCGGGGCAACGGGCTGGCCCTCAACTTCTCGGTCTGCCTGCGCTACAGCCGGGTGGACGCGCCGGAGGGCTACTCGAAGGAGGCTCTGGCGGCCCTGCGGACGGAGCACCCGTCCGATGCCGCCGCCGTACCGGCGGCGGGGGACGGGGAACAGCGGCCCGTCAACCTCATCGTCATTATGAACGAGTCCTTCTCCGACCTGGGGGTCATCCCCGGCGTGGAGGCCAACCGGGACTGGATGCCCTACTGGCGCTCCCTCAGCGAGAACACCATCAAGGGGTACGCCTACGCCTCGGTGTTCGGCGGCACCACCGCCAACTCGGAGTACGAGTTTCTCACCGGCAACACCACCGCCTTCCTCCCGGCAGGCACGGTGCCCTTCCAGATGTACGTCTCGGACGGCGACCCCTCCCTGGTCTCCCAGATGAAGGCCCTGGGCTACTCCACCCTGGCCATGCATCCCTACCTGTCCTCCGGGTGGAACCGCATCCCGGTGTACAACGACTTCGGCTTTGACCGCTACATGTTCGAGGGGGACTTCACGAACCGGCAGTACATGCGCAACTACGTCACCGACCGCAGCGACTATGAAAACCTCATCGCGCAGTACGAGGCCAAGGCGCCGGGGGAGCCGATGTTCATCTTCAACGTCACCATGCAGAACCACAGCGCCTACAACGTGCCCTGGAGCGGGCTGGAAAAGACCACCTGGCTGACGGGAAAGTTTGAAAACCGCTTTTCCACCGTGGACCAGTACTTATCCCTCATCTACCAGAGCGACCTGGCCCTGGAGTATCTGCTGGACTACTTCGCCCAGGTGGAGGAGCCCACCATGGTGGTCATGTTCGGCGACCACCAGCCCCAGGTGGCCACCAATTTCTACACCGAGGCCCTGGGGGGCGGTGCGGAGGGGCTGGACACGGCCACCGCTCAGCTCAAGCAGATGGTGCCCTTCCTGATCTGGGCCAACTACGACATACCGGAGGCGGACGGGGTGGAGCTCTCCCTCAACTACCTGTCCACCCTGGTGGCCAAGACCGCCAACCTGCCCCTGACGGGCTACCAGAAGTTCCTGGACGCGCTGTACCGGGAGGTGAGCGTGGTGAACGCCGTGGGGTTCCGGGACGCGCAGGGCAACTGGGCGGCGGAGCAGGAGGCGCTGGGCGCGCAGGCGCGCGGCGCCCTGGAGCGGTACCGGGAGCTGCTGTACAACAACATTTTTGATAAAAACGACCGGATCGACGGATTTTTTGAATTAAGCGAGTAA